One Microbacter margulisiae genomic window carries:
- a CDS encoding SGNH/GDSL hydrolase family protein, giving the protein MKALLLSMLLFCSTLFTFASESMTFYKASDPRFFYMGRGDFSNPDHPTFWVPGAQIIFRFKGNACTVNLTDEHLYDRFFNYVQFIVDGHYSRFKLSSAQNELSVGDHLKDTVHTVIICKTTESNIGYLQFNGATCHELLPHPVPPKRKIEFIGNSITCGTGSDQSEIPCGKGEWYDEHNSYLSYGPVTARTLDAQYHLTSYSGIGLIHSCCGLKFVMPQIFDKIDLLDDSLQWNFEKYQPDVVTICLGQNDGIQDATKFCNAYIDFIHTLRKDYPKAHIVLLSSPMADSTLSPVLKGYISMVAERLNASGDKRVSKFFFSKRYHGGCASHPTLMQHQLMAHELTQYLKKLMHW; this is encoded by the coding sequence ATGAAAGCATTACTTCTTTCTATGCTTCTTTTTTGCAGCACATTGTTTACTTTTGCGTCCGAAAGTATGACGTTTTACAAAGCTTCTGATCCTCGGTTTTTCTATATGGGACGCGGAGATTTCTCTAATCCCGATCATCCTACTTTTTGGGTTCCCGGAGCTCAAATCATTTTCAGATTTAAGGGGAATGCCTGTACGGTCAACCTGACTGACGAACATTTGTATGACCGTTTTTTCAATTATGTACAATTTATTGTCGACGGACATTACTCTAGATTCAAATTATCATCCGCCCAAAATGAACTTTCCGTGGGAGATCATCTGAAAGATACCGTCCACACGGTGATTATCTGTAAAACGACCGAATCAAATATAGGGTATTTACAATTCAACGGTGCCACATGCCATGAATTGTTGCCACATCCCGTTCCTCCAAAACGAAAAATCGAATTCATAGGAAACTCCATCACATGCGGTACCGGCAGCGACCAGAGTGAAATCCCTTGCGGCAAAGGGGAATGGTACGACGAGCACAATTCCTATTTAAGCTACGGACCGGTTACAGCCAGAACATTAGATGCTCAATATCACCTTACTTCCTATTCAGGAATAGGATTAATTCATAGTTGCTGCGGCTTGAAATTTGTCATGCCCCAAATATTTGACAAAATCGACCTGCTGGATGATTCACTCCAATGGAATTTTGAAAAATATCAACCGGATGTCGTTACAATCTGTCTTGGACAAAACGACGGAATACAAGATGCCACTAAATTTTGCAATGCCTATATCGATTTCATCCATACCCTGCGTAAAGATTATCCAAAAGCTCATATTGTATTGCTTTCAAGTCCTATGGCAGACTCAACATTATCTCCTGTGCTGAAAGGATATATCAGTATGGTAGCTGAAAGGCTGAATGCAAGTGGAGATAAACGAGTCTCCAAATTCTTTTTCAGCAAACGCTATCACGGTGGTTGCGCCTCGCATCCCACTTTAATGCAACACCAGTTAATGGCACATGAATTGACGCAGTATCTCAAAAAATTGATGCACTGGTAA